GAGGATCGGGGAATCCCACGAGGAACACATTGCCCGCATTACGGCCCTGATCCGGCAGGCGACCGAAGCGATGCTGATCGAACAGGCCGAGCGAAGCCGCAGAATCCGGGAACAACAAACTAAAAAACGTCAAATTAAAATACATCGTTAAAGTATGGCAGAGGAAAAAACCGTCGCATTGGATTGCGACCAATACGAAGATTTCAAGGAAGAATTTATCAAGGCTTTCAAGGCCGAGATTGCAAAGCTACAGAGCGGCGGCGACAATACAGCCCTGATGCAGCGGATCGACGAGATAGCCCGAGTGCAGAATCTTTCGGCGGAGCAGATCACCAATTTTATCAACCGCATCGGGCAGATCGACATTAAACCCGTGGTCGAGGTACAGCCGCCCGACATGACGGACGTAAACAGGGCTTTCGGAAAGATCAACGTCAGCACGGAGATACTCGCCGAAGCGATGAAGCGGATAAATGCCGAGGTAAAGGGTGCATTAAGCGACGAGAAGATCAAAAAGGCAGTACAGCTGTTCGTAAGCCGCGAGGTGGAGAAATACAAAGAGATATTAGACGGTCATTGGTCACGTATAAACAGTACGTTAGATCATTTGCTGCATCGGATTCCCTACAATTACGACATCAACAAACGGTTAGTTCGGGCGTGTGTATGACTGGCTCTGACTGCCGGGCTATCCGTTGTGGGAAATATTTGGCAGGCCGTGAACAATCGGCAATACCGCAAGAATGATTGGAAATACCGATATATGCAGGCTGTCTGGCACGGAGAAATGCAACTCATTACCGACCTCGACCGGGTGTTCGAACAAGGCGAGGATAAGAACATCGACGTGGTGAAAAGAGAGGTCAGGCAGTATGAAAAAGAGATCAAGAAACGCGGCGCGGCAGTCGTAAACCAAGAGCGGACAAAGGCCGAAAAAGAGAAAACGCAGAAAACAAAGGCCAAGAAAAAGTAGGATGACAGAAAAGGGGCTTGCGGGATCGTCAATGATCCTGCAAGTCCCCTTTTCGTTCGGATGATTGGCCGTTTATTGCCGTTCGCTCAATTCTTTATATAGCTCCAGCCGCAGGCCGCACAGGTTTTCGATAATCCCGCCCGCTTTGCGGACGCGCTCCATATGTATCTCCAACTTTTGCGGTGCGATGTCGAACCGAATGCCATAGGGAGCCTTCATCAGAAAACTCTTCAGACGCGGCAGCGTGAAGATGTTTTCGATATGGGTGTCGTCGAAAGCAAGCATCAACTTCGTGGAAAGCGTCCGCATCCGGTCGTGCATGATGACTGGATCGTGGCTGTCGAACTCCAGACCGTGATAGACGTAGTAAAGCGTGTGATAGAAATAGACCATTGCCTGCGCCGAGAACTGCGCGGCCAGACGCATATTACGGCTCTCGCTGAAAGCGTCCTGCGCCTGTTCAAGCAGTTCATTGCCCTGCGTTCGGAACGTGTCGAAATGGAATTTAGCGTCGGCATACGCCTTGGCGAAGTCGATCGGGTGCTTCGGACGCTGAAAATGGTAACTGTCGCTACAATACAGCAACTCGCCTTCGGCATGGGCAAAGAAGAGGAACGGCGTTGAGTTCGATTCGACATAGCTCAACGTCATGATGTAAAGATTGATGTAGGTAATCTTCCGGCAGCTATAGGGCACTTTGTAACGCAGGATGCGTTTGGTCTGAATCCAATCGTATTCCGGGGTTTCACGAACGACCATCAGCAGGTCATAAGCCATTGCGTCGCTATGCGGCGTGCCGCCGACCAATTTACCGAACAATAGGATATATTCGGGATCGAAATAGCCGTCTGTCAGGCATTGGACGATCCGGGCGGCCTCGGCAGGATCGTAAAGTCGTTCGGCGGGCTGTTCGAGTTCGAGGGCGAGGGCGATGCGTTGTGCAGGGTTTTCCTGCACGGGGTTTTGATTCGTTTCCATGTGATTGATTGTTAGAATTTAGACATAGTAAGGGCTGTCCTTATCGCAGGTTTTCGGCAATAAAGAGAATAATAACTTGGTTAGCAATTATTTGCTAATCCGGCGGGTGGAAATGGAAACGAATCGAGAGGTTGCACGGCGGGAACCGCCTGCGGCTGGCCTTACGGCGTGTCTGTACCAGAGTACGGACATGATGCATTGTTCGCATAAATATAAAAATATGCGCAGCTGCGAACAATACATCACCCTTTTACAAGCTCAGCAAAGTGCCGTTCGCGGGTCGCTAAACCCCAACGGCTCTGCGCATACCTTTAATATGGTTGCTTTGCTGGCTACCACGTAAAAGAATTTTATAACATATTGTTCGCAGGGGCAAAGATAAGAATATTTTACAATAATAATTTAAAAAGCCTATCTTTGTGGATTACTTGTGCTGTTTAAATACATATTGAAGATTATCCCACCAATTTCTAAATCCATCAGAATAACTACATGGCAAAAGATATCAACAAATCAGAATTTACCGAGGAAACCAAGTTGAAATTAGATATATTTCGAGAGTGTTTCCGCGAATGGTATCCTGTCTTTCTTCACAATCCATATATTAAACGATTGTTTATATATGATATGTTTGCTGGAAGTGGCAAGGATTCTATCGGAAATTTGGGTTCGCCATTGATTCTGTTGCAAGAAGCAATAGGGGAAGAACAGCAACATTGTGAATATTTAAGGAAAAGTAAAACTCCGATTGTCTTATTTGGTTTTAATGAGAAAGACGAAAAAAAGATGTCGGAGCTTAAAAGTCATGTTGAAACAGAAATTGCAGAATGTAAAAGTCGCTGTCAATATGAAGATTGCGTATTTGAGAAATCATTCTTTTATAAACATGCTGATTTTCAGGAATTAATTAAAAATCCCAAGTTGCAAAGCGCTCTAAATAATAAACAATATGGTAAATTTGTGTTATTAGATCAGTATGGATTTAAACAAATTACTGATGACGTTTTTTTGCGATTAGTAAATGCCCCAAAAACCGATTTTATCTTCTTTATTGCATCTTCATTCATAAAGAGATTCAAAGAACTCCCAGCTGTAACTGCATATTTCAAGAAAGAAAATATTTCTTTTGATGAAACAATGCCAAAAGAGTGTCATCGTGTAATAACTAACTATTTTAGAGCCTTATTGCCCTCTGATAAAGAGTATTATTTACATAGTTTTACTATTCAGAAAGGGAAAAATTACTATGGCCTGATTTTCGGTTCAAACCATTCACTTGGTATGGAAAAGTTTTTACGAGTTTGTTGGCGACAAGATGCATTTGCGGGGGAGTCTAATTGCAATATTAATAATGACTTTCAAGCTGGGGAATTATTCCATGTTCCAGGGGTTTCGAACAAAAAACAAAAAGTTTCTGACGAAATCATGAAACGAATTTTATCTCAACAAATAACCTCTAACATAGACGGTCTAAAATATGCGCTTCGATGTGGTTGTGAACCTAAAATATATGTTGAAGTAATAGATAAGCTAAGGAGATATAATCAAGTTACAATCGACGGAGTATTTAATAGGACAGCTGCAAACATCCATAATGCAAAGCCATATAATATTGTAATTTTATGAGAACAACCAAAATAGAGTGGACCGAAAGGACGTGGAATCCGGTAACTGGTTGTACAAAGATATCTGCCGGCTGTGAACATTGTTATGCTGAAACAATGTCTCGCAGATTGTGCGCAATGGGCAATTCTAAATATACGAATGGGTTTCAATCTACAATGCATCCTGAGGACTTAATTGAGCCAATGAGGTGGAAAAAGCCATCAACGATTTTCGTATGCTCTATGAGCGATCTTTTTCATCCAGATGTTCCATTTGATTTCATCGATAAAGTATTCGGAGTTATTCGGAATACACCACAGCATAATTACCAAATCTTAACCAAACGGGCCGAACGGATGGCCGAATATTTTTCAACTCGTATTATTCCGCGTAATGCATGGATTGGAGTGACGGTTGAAGCTATAAAAACAAAAAATCGCATAGATTATATACGAAACCTAAAAGCCCCTGTTCGATTCATTTCTTGCGAACCACTACTCGAAGATTTAGGCGAATTAAATCTTAATGGTATAAATTGGATTATTGTCGGAGGAGAAAGCGGAGTACAGGCACGCCCCATGAAAGAAGAATGGGTTTTGAATATCAAGCGACAAGCCGAAGTGAATCACATTCCATTTTTCTTTAAACAATGGGGAACGTGGAGTTCTGATGGAGTTAAAAGCAATAAAAAAGTTAATGGAAAACTATTGCAAGGGATGGTTATTCAGAATATGCCAACAATAAAAAAGGTATAACCCTTACATTCATTTTTAGTTGCCGTACAAATACCGTACAAACTAAAAACAAAACGCCGTTGTAGATTACTACAACGGCGTTTTAGTGAGGTCTGAAGCGGATTCGAACCGCTGTACAAGGTTTTGCAGACCTTTGCCTAGCCACTCGGCCATCAGACCATATGTTCCCCGACAGGTTCCTGTTCGGCTTTCATTTCGTAACTACAAGTCCGTTGCTTCCGGATTGCATGCCGCGCCGGAAACATCCGGTTTATTTTCAGGCGCATCGGGAGTGCAAATATACAAACATTTCTAAAATCTGCAAAACTTCGACCCAACTTTGCGCTATTTCCCAAAAATATTTACCTTTACAAGATAATAAACGACATTTTGCGGTTATGACCATCGAGGATATCGCCTTGCAGATGACCCCGGGCATCGGCGTGAAAGGCGCCGTGCACCTGCTCGGAATATTCGGCGACGCACGGGGCATTTTCGCGGCGGCACCCGAGGAGCTGGCTATGAAAGCCGCCTTGCGGGAAGACATTATCCGGAATATCGT
This Alistipes onderdonkii DNA region includes the following protein-coding sequences:
- the tcmP gene encoding three-Cys-motif partner protein TcmP — translated: MAKDINKSEFTEETKLKLDIFRECFREWYPVFLHNPYIKRLFIYDMFAGSGKDSIGNLGSPLILLQEAIGEEQQHCEYLRKSKTPIVLFGFNEKDEKKMSELKSHVETEIAECKSRCQYEDCVFEKSFFYKHADFQELIKNPKLQSALNNKQYGKFVLLDQYGFKQITDDVFLRLVNAPKTDFIFFIASSFIKRFKELPAVTAYFKKENISFDETMPKECHRVITNYFRALLPSDKEYYLHSFTIQKGKNYYGLIFGSNHSLGMEKFLRVCWRQDAFAGESNCNINNDFQAGELFHVPGVSNKKQKVSDEIMKRILSQQITSNIDGLKYALRCGCEPKIYVEVIDKLRRYNQVTIDGVFNRTAANIHNAKPYNIVIL
- a CDS encoding phage Gp37/Gp68 family protein; the encoded protein is MRTTKIEWTERTWNPVTGCTKISAGCEHCYAETMSRRLCAMGNSKYTNGFQSTMHPEDLIEPMRWKKPSTIFVCSMSDLFHPDVPFDFIDKVFGVIRNTPQHNYQILTKRAERMAEYFSTRIIPRNAWIGVTVEAIKTKNRIDYIRNLKAPVRFISCEPLLEDLGELNLNGINWIIVGGESGVQARPMKEEWVLNIKRQAEVNHIPFFFKQWGTWSSDGVKSNKKVNGKLLQGMVIQNMPTIKKV